The window AACTGTGACaaagcctgggattgaacccaggtctgtaatgatgcctcaaggactgtgatgcagtgccttagaccgctgcgccactcacaGCATTCTAACCTGTATTCAACTCACATGACTTTAACACGGAGAAGGACCGTCTATAGCGGTGAAACAGAACACTTAGAGCAGGAGTGTCAAACTCATCCTATGGAGGGcatagtgtctgctggtttttcctttcaattaagacctagaaaaccaggtgaggggagttccttactaatcagcgatcttaattcatcaatcaagtacaatgGAGGGGTGAAAACTGTACACACTTGGCACtcaatggaatgagtttgacacgtgactTTAGAGATTCTGTCTATATCATGGAACAGAACACTTAGAGCCTCTGTCTATAATGGTGGAACAGAACACTTAGAGCCTCTGTCTATAATGGTGAAACAGAACACTTAGAGCCTCTGTCTATAACGTGGAACAGAACACTTAGAGCCTCTATCTATAACGTGGAACAGAACACTTAGAGCCTCTGTCTATAAGGGTGGAACAGAACACTTAGAGCCTCTGTCTATAAGGGTGGAACAGAACACTTAGAGCCTCTGTCTATGAGGGTGGAACAGAACACTTAGAGCCTCTGTCTATAATGGTGGAACAGAACACTTAGAGCCTCTGTCTATAATGGTGGAACAGAACACTTAGAGCCTCTGTCTATAATAGTGGAACAGAACACTTAAAGCCTCTGTCTATAAGGGTGGAACAGAACACTTAGAGCCTCTGTCTATAAGGGTGGAACAGAACACTTAGAGCTCTGTCTATAAGGGTGGAACAGAACACTTAGAGCCTCTGTCTAtaacctttctagggagtttttcctagccaccatgcttctacacctgcattgcttgctgtttggggttttaggctgggtttctgtacagcactttgagatatcagctgatgtacgaagggctatataaataaatttgatttgatttgatataacgTGGAACAGAACACTTAGAGCCTCTGTCTATAATGGTGGAACAGAACACTTAGAGCCTCTGTCTATAATAGTGGAACAGATCACTTAGAGCCTCTGTCTATAATAGTGGAACAGAACACTTAAAGCCTCTGTCTATAAGGGTGGAACAGAACACTTAGAGCCTCTGTCTATAAGGGTGAAACAGAACACTTAGAGCCTCTGTCTATAATGGTGGAACAGAACACTTAGAGCCTCTGTCTATAATGGTGGAACAGAACACTTAGAGCCTCTGTCTATAATGGTGGAACAGAACACTTAGAGCCTCTGTCTATAATGGTGGAACAGAACACTTAGAGCCTCTGTCTATAATGGTGGAACAGAACACTTAGAGCCTCTGTCTATAATGGTGGAACAGAACACTTAGAGCCTCTGTCTATAATAGTGGAACAGAACACTTAAAGCCTCTGTCTATAATGGTGGAACAGAACACTTAGAGCCTCTGTCTGTAATGGTGGAACAGAACACTTAGAGCCTCTGTCTGTAATGGTGGAGCAGAACACTTAGAGCCTCTGTCTATAATGGTGGAACAGAACACTTAGAGCCTCTGCCTATAAGGGTGAAACAGAACACTTAGAGCCTCTGTCTATAATGGTGGAACAGAACACTTAGAGCCTCTGTCTATAAGGGTGAAACAGAACACTTAGAGCCTCTGTCTATAATGGTGGAGCAGAACACTTAGAGCCTCTGTCTATAATGGTGGAACAGAACACTTAGAGCCTCTGTCTATAATGGTGGAACAGAACACTTAGAGCCTCTGTCTGTAATGGTGGAACAGAACACTTAGAGCCTCTGTCTATAACGTGGAACAGAACACTTAGAGCCTCTGTCTATAATGGTGAAACAGAACACTTAGAGCCTCTGTCTATAATGGTGGAACAGAACACTTAGAGCCTCTGTCTATAATGGTGGAACAGAACACTTAGAGCTTATACTGTAGAATGTTATTTGTGTTTCTTGTCTCAGGTATGAATTGCTCTAAGCAGAAGGAAGGCAAAGCCTGGGAAGGAATTAGTTAGGTAAACACATTAACTTTGTTATTTTTGGATGTACCTGAAGCTCTGGTTATTTTTAAATCCATAAGCCATGAAAAATGTCTTCCGTTTTCCCCCTATAAAAGACAGTACTCAActtgagaaatatgctttttttaATCAtcttttattattttgttcatATTGAATTGAATAGGCTGAAAATAATTCAAATTTGTGGAATAAATCCCTCAATATATGCAGTCTTCAGTCTTCTTCCAGGAAAAGAGTTTGGATGTGAAATGGAGACAGATGCCAGTAGAAGAGTAGCAGAGGGAGAATGTGATGAGTGAACATTTATGCCTCGGCACATTCACCTgcaatagagaggagggagataagagtgAGGAGATGATTTCTACCAGGGAAGCACATTCATATGTATCTGATCACCATAATAATAttgtacatctgtgtgtgtgtgtgtgtgtgtgtgtgtggtgtcgtACCGTTGTTGGGCAGGAAAACAATGTTCCCAGAGAGGATTCCTGTATCCAGAGAGAACTGCATGAACTTCTTCTGGACATCTGCGCTCACCTCTGGAGTGCGAcctacaaccacaacacaaccaggtTAACACAACACGACCAGGTTAACACAGCCaggttaacacaacacaaccaggtTAACACAACAcgaccaggtaaacacacacaaccaggtTAACACAACAAAAAAGTTTAACAAAAACaggttaacacaacacaacaaagtAAACACAACAGAATCAGGTTAACACAACCAGGTTAACAAAACACAACAAGGTAAACACAACAGAACCAGGATAACACAACTaggttaacacaacacaaccaggtTAACACAACCAGGTAAACACAACACAATCAgattaacacaacacaaccaggtTAACACAACAAAAACTGTTCAACACAAGCAGGTAAACACAAGCAGGTTAACACAACCAGGTaaacacaacactaccaggttAACACAACAGAACCATGTTAACACAACCAGGATAAAACAACAGAACAAAACCAGTTTAACACAAGCAGGTTAACACAACTGGGTTAACACAACACAACTGGGTTAACACAGCACTACCAGGATAACGCAACACAAGCAGGTTAACACAAGTCTACCTGGTTACCATAACCAGATTACCACAACCAGGTTAACAGAACACAACCAGGTTAACAAAACTCTACCAGGTTAACAGAACACAACCAGGTTAACAGAACACAACCAGGTTAACACAGCCAGGTTAATACAACGCAACCATGTTAACAGAACACAACCAGGTTAACAGAACACTACCAGGTTAACAGAACACAACCAGGTTAACATAACCCACCTGTAACATGACCATGCTAAAACCAGAGACCAAAGTGaaactgtgatgaatgacacaaAACATGAGAATCTAAAGGTGTGAATTAATTTCAGACATGCAGGCAGCCAGACAGACTTACTGAAGAGTTTGTTGACCACGTCAGTTACTCCGTGTTTGGTCTTGATGGTGTGGATCAGAGCAAAGTCATCATACTGGACAGCTACCACACGCATGTCATTTTCATTGTTCCaacctgagagagggagaaagagatatgtAGTTatgttaactgtgtgtgtgtgtgtgtgtgtgtgtgtgtgtgtgtgtgtctgtgtgtgtgtgtgtgtgtgtgtgtgtgtgtgtgtgtgtgtgtgtgtgtgtgtgtgtgtgtgtgtgtgtgtgtgtgtgtgtgtgaactcacGCTGGCTGGTGAAGGTGAAGCGGCCTGGGATGTCAGTCTTCTTGGCCACTTCGGTCATCCTCCAGCAAGAGCCATCAGCGCTGAGAGAAAGAGCAGCATCAATATGAGtgaaatggacacacacacacgggcacacagacacacacaaactcacttgCGCATAGCGCTGCTGATGTCCAGGTCACCTTCGGCAGTGGGCAGCATCATGGAAGTTCCCATCTTCATACCAGCCTTACGGTTCATAAACCACTTGGCGTTGGTGGCAAAGCCCACGGCCCACCACTTACCAGCCATCTGGGGAGAGAGAATATAGTTCTAAGAAAAAGAAGAACCACTATTCATTCATTCTCACAATGGAAATTGATTTAATAGTCATGGCAGATGAtccactgtcctctctctactctgACCCTCCTCAACTCCag is drawn from Oncorhynchus tshawytscha isolate Ot180627B linkage group LG29, Otsh_v2.0, whole genome shotgun sequence and contains these coding sequences:
- the LOC112227670 gene encoding lipocalin-like, which gives rise to MRLSIMGVLLCATLVACVNVMPQKDFNLEKMAGKWWAVGFATNAKWFMNRKAGMKMGTSMMLPTAEGDLDISSAMRNADGSCWRMTEVAKKTDIPGRFTFTSQRWNNENDMRVVAVQYDDFALIHTIKTKHGVTDVVNKLFSRTPEVSADVQKKFMQFSLDTGILSGNIVFLPNNGECAEA